GTGAACTTCTGACTCATTGGGCACATTGGGCACATATAAACTAGCTATCAGCAAGACTATGACCAAGCTAGCAGCTATATGCTGTGTAGTCAGAACAGATCAAATAAGATACCGGAAAATTGAAACTCCCATAACACTTTTATATGATGTGATAAACTTATAGTAAGACAGAGTTTAATCACCAGACATCTATGCTGTctttaatattattgaaatggtaaaaaaaatgaacagaGAATCTTAGTGTGTCTAGGGATGGGATAGGAGTCACTTAACACCTTCTATTTATAATTCCACGTTTTAGCCCTCTAACACAGTGTAGATGCAGTCATGCAGCAAACCAAATGGTGAGGCATCActaacgtaccaaaatgggcTTGCCACTTTTCAGGCCATGAACAAGcaaactccttgcacaatctGATGGACTGATCGAAGCTTTATCAAAAATGAATAACGCAGGAATAGTTGATGTCCTGAGAAGAAGAACACGGCGATCACAAATTACATAAGCTTTATCAAAAATGAATAACACAGGCATAGTTGATGTCCTGAGAAGAAGAATATGGAGATCACAAATTACAAACTAACTAACTTAAAGAAAACCTAATACTAACACAATATTCCCCAGACAAGTTTGTATATCAGAAGCCTAAGGATAAAGCAAGCCACTTGCAACCTCAATCAATCATAGAAGGATTGGTCCAAATATAGCTTAAAGATCACAACGTCTAATGTAAGAAACTTCTTAGCCCAAATTACCATGGAAATAGCAAGTAAAAGTCAttagttgaaatttgaaatgcaAAACCATTTCACGGGCTAACACTCGTTATTTCCATACACAGATCCAACCATATAAATATCACGTAACTACCAAATGACTAATGCTCCCTTGGCATCAAAACATTACTAACGAGCTGAGGCATGTGTGGCCATAATGAATGACGCATTCAGCACCAACATGCGCGGCCCCAACTTCATCGACACAGCAGCTTCCGTAAGTTGTATCAGCCATCACATACAACTTCACTGATGAATCGAGCTCCTGGCGCAGAGCTTTAACCACCTTCATAGAATCCTTGAGTAGCTCGTCCGGGAACTTTTATCATCCaatcaaacataaaacaacaataatgTATAATTCAGTGAGAGAGAATATAGAACCAAACACAACAATTCAAAACAACACATGAAAAAACTCATCAAACAGAACAATTTGAGAAAAACGCACACACAGTCAACGTGTATTGCTACCTGCAGAGCTACTTTAGTGAAGCCACCACTACAGACGAACTCCGCTACTCGAGCTATTTCGTAATTGCGGTCCAACTCCATGGCcagaataaattaagagataaTTAAGAGAAAGACTAATCGCAGCAACCCTGTCGAAGAAAAAGATTCAAAATTTCCTTCGGAAATTAGGTATAGAAATCACGGACTTCGCTTAAAAGAAGCTAGAACACATAACGCAACGAATTCAACTTAAAGACGTGAAATTTGCACCTGATAATGCAGATTCTCAATTTCAACTAGCCAGGGAATTCGTGTGGGGCCTGACGGCGGCTCGGTCAGAGGCGGCACGGTGGTGGTCGGCTGTGCCTAGAGAAGATGAGTTTCgctgtttattttattttattcttagtattcttttaccaatttaatattgaaataaatactttttccaaaaagtgtgataaaaaagaaaaattaattttaatttgtaaagtTAAATAATAGGTTATAAACTTTTATAATGCGTAAATAGAtgataggagtatttattttgaaggGTTTATTGTGTagtatatagtatttttttaggattgaGTCTTGGGattatttgaaatgaaagTGATCTATTGATAAACCGTAAATGTAATTTAGTATTGAGTCTTAGGATTATTTAGTTTGAGAGGATTAGTGactaattatactataattattcttTAAGAATGAGCTGTGgggttgaatctcatgaaccaaacttactacatatttaatccaaGATACAATTTTGTAAATCGAACACCTCGATTATTGATACTCCGTCatatagttagttataacGGTATGTTTGTATATAAACAAACgtctataatatttttgcttAATGAGTTgtagtctatttttattcattgttGTACAAGAAAATAGAATGCAAGATActacaacaaaacaaaagtgTTTATTAGTTGTATTCTTCtaaaattgagttttagtTATACATAGCAAAATATAAACCAATCGAGactttatcaatattttttgtagGTTCATAGTTGCATAAAAGTCGAGATACATACATATTACcgaaatcaatattttttctacgTTCATAGTTGCATAAAAGTCGAGATACGTAAATATTACCAAAATCCTCAAATGCTAAGCAAAACAAAGGGTCTCTAGACCTGGCTAGCATCATATATACTTTCTAATTCCTTAACAAGATTCAAGAGTCAAGATCTACAACTACATTACTTAGCTAATGCTTCAAGCATAGCAACCATCATCTTGAAGGCTACGATTTGAAAGATCGCGGGCAGAGCGAGCATCGCGGGATGGGTAAGGTAGGGATAATCCCAACCGTCGTGAAGAATACCCGTGATAACGGGGAGATAAGCCCAATAGAAGGAGAAGATCCTGTAGATTCGAAGGCCAGGCTTCGCCATCTCCAGCAGCACGTAAGCAGCTACAGACAGCAGCACCAGCCCCACAGTGTTGGGCGAGGGGTAACCGGCCACAATCATACCAGAGCTGGCCCTCCCTGAGACGCTGATGACGAACGCCCCTGCCAGCACTATAGGAGCAGGAATGGTCCTGCCACGGGGCCTGCGTGCATATCCCTCAAGATAAGCCCCAGCTGCAGCAGTGCAGCTGACAAGCATCATGACCAGCTGATATCACCAGTGGCTGCCCAGTCGTCCTGCCCTAGGTAGAGCGGGAAGAGGAAGCTGCAGACGCAGCCTATCATGGCCCAGTATATCG
The genomic region above belongs to Salvia hispanica cultivar TCC Black 2014 chromosome 3, UniMelb_Shisp_WGS_1.0, whole genome shotgun sequence and contains:
- the LOC125216633 gene encoding uncharacterized protein LOC125216633: MMLVSCTAAAGAYLEGYARRPRGRTIPAPIVLAGAFVISVSGRASSGMIVAGYPSPNTVGLVLLSVAAYVLLEMAKPGLRIYRIFSFYWAYLPVITGILHDGWDYPYLTHPAMLALPAIFQIVAFKMMVAMLEALAK